The Apibacter raozihei DNA segment CGTGTTAGGAAGAAGCTTTGATGAAGTTGTATCTGCCTATAAAAACTTTCAGGAAGCTAATGATCCTGACCGATTTATAAAAATTATTTATAACCTTGGTAAGGTTAGTAAGGAAGATTTTTCAAATCTGAGAAGAAGAGAAATTTTTTTCAGCTCAATTTTAAAAGAAAGAGTAGGACACCATTTATTTGGAGATAAATGGGCAGAAAGTGTTAAAAAAACTCTTATCAAGAATAAACTTCAGGACAAAAAAATTCATATTATAAGTTCTAATATGCATAGTGTTTGTAACATGTTATATGCATTTGAAGCCTTAGGTAAAAAACACGTTATTTCAGAAGAACTTAAATTATACGAGGAAATAAGTAAAAAATCTGAACTTGCAGATACCGTTAAACAACATGCACTGGATAACGGAATGATTTACATGAAGGATACCAGTGGTTCAAATATTGATTTTCAGATTTTTGATCTTTCAAAAGTCAATTTAAAAAATTCTACCTTCAAAGACATCAAGAGTTTAAATAAAGAGGATATTCTGATTGTTTTTGATTATGCTTTTGGTGAGCAGGCTTTTGAGATTATGGATGAATTATTACGTCCTATTGAAACCAATAAGCAAAAAATCAATCTTAATGTTGATTCCATTTCAATTTTAGGTAAAGCAGGAATTCTTGTAGGAGATAAAGGAGACATTATGATTCCAGACGCTCATATTTTTGAAGGAACGGCAGATAATTACCCTTTGCATAACGAATTAGATTTGAAAGATTTTGAAGGATATAATGTTAAAGCTTATAAAGGAGCCATGATAACGGTTTTAGGTACATCCTTACAAAATAAAGATGTCCTTACGTACTTTATGGAAACTTCATGGAAAGCCATTGGACTGGAAATGGAAGGTGCCCACTACCAAAAAGCCATACAGGTAGCTTCAAAAATACGACACCATATTACAGAAAACGTAAAGCTGAGATATGCTTATTATGCTTCTGACAATCCTTTGGAAACAGGAAGCACATTAGCTTCCGGAGGTTTAGGATTAACTGGTGTAAAACCTACCTATTTGATAACTCAAAAAATTCTTGAACAAATTCTTACAATAAAAAAATAATTTGTTTTACTGCCTCTCTAACCAGTTAACACCAAATTACAATTGACCGAAAATAGTTTAAAAATAGCCTTAGTTGGTTTTGGACATATAGGTAAACTACATAAAAAAGTAATTTCTTTAAATAAAAACTTAACTCTTGTTGCCATCGTGGATATCGATGGCAATGAAGAGGATGTTCCTTTATTTAAAGATATCGAACAATGTCATCTTCAATTCCCCGATGTTGATTTGTATGTTATTGCTACTCCTAACTCTTTACACTATGAACAGGCAAAAAAAATACTGGAGTTAAATAAAAATGTGCTGGTTGAAAAACCTGTTTCTTTACACAAGGAACAAGTGGAATCTCTGGTATCTTTAGCCGAAAAAAATCAAGTACGTATATTTTCTTCTCTTCAATTACGTTTTAATCCTTATGTTCAATACATTAAAAGGCTTTTAAATACAACATCTTTAGGAGAAATCTATATGGTTCATGTAGAATGCTTTTGGAACCGTAATCAAGAATATTATGAAAACAGTACATGGCACGGGAGTAAAAATATTGATGGGGGAGTTCTGTTCACTCAATTTTCACATTTTATAGATATTATTCATTATCTTTTTGGCAATCTTAAGCTTACAAGCGGCATAAGTAATAATTATGCACACAAAAACAGTACTGAGTTTCCTGATAGCGGTATTCTTCAATTTAAAACTCAATCTGCATTAGGCAGCATGATTTATACCATTTCAACCTTTGAAAAAAATTTCGATTCATCCATCACCCTTATTGCTGAAAAAGGAACTATAAAAATAGGTGGACAATACATGGATCAACTTCTTTTTCATAATGTTGAAGCCTTGGAAAAACCAGAAATCCACATCAAAGATAACTTGTATCATAAAAATCTATATCAGGATATTTTAATTTCTTTAAAGGAGAATTTACCTTCAATAGTTGATGCTGAAAATTCCATTGATGTGATTGACTTTATTGAAAGATCCTCTGCTTACTAAAAAATATTATCTGCATTTAATTAAGTAAATCTTTTATTTTTTATAAAAAAAATCATGGCTGCCTTTTTTTATGAAGTAATTTTACATCATGAAATTAATCTCGCAATTAGGAATTATTCTATTACTATATTTCATCGGAGAATTAATAGTTTATTATCTGCAACTAAAAATTCCCGGAAGTATTTTAGGTATGCTGCTTTTACTAGTCTCTTTACAATTGCAAATCATTAAAATTGAAGACATTAAAGACGTTGCAACTTTTTTCCTGAATAATATGCTTATATTATTCATCCCGCTAGGTGTTGGCTTAGCTTCCCAATGGAATCTAATTTCAAAAGAATGGTTCTCTATACTCGTATCTGTTTTTATAAGTACTTTTATAGTATTGCTGTGTGTAAGTTTAATTATAAAAAGAAAAAAAGAATGAGTCCTTTTTTTGATACTCCACTATTTCATTTAATGATCACTTTACTGGTATTCTGGTTATCAACACTGTTATATAATAAGTTCAAACTTAAAATACTCCATCCCGGCATTATTTCTATCCTGATATTAATCTTATACCTAAAAACCACTAATACTCCCTTTGAAGATTACACCCAAAATACCTCTCTGATTACGTTTTGGCTGGGGCCCTCAGTAGTAGCTTTGGGATTACCTTTATACTTATACATAAAACACCTGAAAGGTAGCTATCTAAGGGTATTTACAGCTATGGTGTCAGGTAGTATTGTTGGAATAGTCTCAGTCATTGTAATTGCAAAAATACTGGGAGCATCCGATGTAATTGCCTATACGTTATGTCCCAAATCAGTAACAACCCCTATCGCTATGGAAATTTCCAAAGGGTTAGGAGGAATACCTTCATTAACTATAGCCATTGTTTTTATAACTGGTTTTACAGGTGCCCTATTTGGTTGTGGATTTCTTAAAGCGATAGGTATTAAGGATAAAAAAGCGATAGGTATTGCAATGGGTACTGCAGCTCACGCAGTGGGTACCGCAGAAGTAGTGAAAAACGGAGAAGAGCTGGGTGCTTACAGTGCTCTGGGAATGGCTTTAAACGGAGTTTTAACAGCTATTTTTGCTCCTTTGATTGCTCCAATGCTTATAAACTGGTTAAATTCTTTATTCTAACGCTTTTTGGTTAACTTTTTGCTATAAATCAATAAAGTATAAAGTTTAATATAAATTTATATTATCTTTACAAAAGATAATGCCTTTGTAAGGCTTGACAGATTGACAAATTATGACGAAAAAAAAGAATAAAATCCCATCCAAACACAAAGCGAAACTTCGGGATTTAACCAG contains these protein-coding regions:
- a CDS encoding DUF6909 family protein; this translates as MAISKARESTDIIERLYITMRHLFNRGGFKPTGTSGLELRNYLLKLNPEIYGSIADPEKVELNGLMYVLDRLPQGIEECSFIFLTSNEGLDKSSFTPIYPKKRRRTCYRVDEHQMNIELLLGRSEIYDILTHLTFLYNEADKIRRRTHDFNGKAGRIWGSLEKTALSSEPLKRKEREIILSHISTVLGRSFDEVVSAYKNFQEANDPDRFIKIIYNLGKVSKEDFSNLRRREIFFSSILKERVGHHLFGDKWAESVKKTLIKNKLQDKKIHIISSNMHSVCNMLYAFEALGKKHVISEELKLYEEISKKSELADTVKQHALDNGMIYMKDTSGSNIDFQIFDLSKVNLKNSTFKDIKSLNKEDILIVFDYAFGEQAFEIMDELLRPIETNKQKINLNVDSISILGKAGILVGDKGDIMIPDAHIFEGTADNYPLHNELDLKDFEGYNVKAYKGAMITVLGTSLQNKDVLTYFMETSWKAIGLEMEGAHYQKAIQVASKIRHHITENVKLRYAYYASDNPLETGSTLASGGLGLTGVKPTYLITQKILEQILTIKK
- a CDS encoding Gfo/Idh/MocA family protein, yielding MTENSLKIALVGFGHIGKLHKKVISLNKNLTLVAIVDIDGNEEDVPLFKDIEQCHLQFPDVDLYVIATPNSLHYEQAKKILELNKNVLVEKPVSLHKEQVESLVSLAEKNQVRIFSSLQLRFNPYVQYIKRLLNTTSLGEIYMVHVECFWNRNQEYYENSTWHGSKNIDGGVLFTQFSHFIDIIHYLFGNLKLTSGISNNYAHKNSTEFPDSGILQFKTQSALGSMIYTISTFEKNFDSSITLIAEKGTIKIGGQYMDQLLFHNVEALEKPEIHIKDNLYHKNLYQDILISLKENLPSIVDAENSIDVIDFIERSSAY
- a CDS encoding CidA/LrgA family protein: MKLISQLGIILLLYFIGELIVYYLQLKIPGSILGMLLLLVSLQLQIIKIEDIKDVATFFLNNMLILFIPLGVGLASQWNLISKEWFSILVSVFISTFIVLLCVSLIIKRKKE
- a CDS encoding LrgB family protein; its protein translation is MSPFFDTPLFHLMITLLVFWLSTLLYNKFKLKILHPGIISILILILYLKTTNTPFEDYTQNTSLITFWLGPSVVALGLPLYLYIKHLKGSYLRVFTAMVSGSIVGIVSVIVIAKILGASDVIAYTLCPKSVTTPIAMEISKGLGGIPSLTIAIVFITGFTGALFGCGFLKAIGIKDKKAIGIAMGTAAHAVGTAEVVKNGEELGAYSALGMALNGVLTAIFAPLIAPMLINWLNSLF